GAATCGGTCGGTGTGGCCGACCGTCCACGCGGTGAGCACGCCGCCACCCGAGCAGCCGAACACGTAGAGGCGATTGCTGTCCACGAAGCCGCGGTTGATCACCGTATCGACGCCGGCCATGAGGTCGTTGTAGTCCTTGCCGGGATACGCGTTCTTGATCGCGTTGCCGAAGGCCGAACCGTAGCCGGTAGAGCCGCGCGGATTCGTGTAGAGCATCACAAAGCCATTCGACGCGTGATCCTGGCGTGAGAAATTGAAGCCCACATTGTACATCGAGTGCGGCCCGCCGTGAATCTCGAGCATCAGCGGATACTTCTTCTTCGCATCGAAGTCGGCCGGCTTCACGATCCACCCCTGAATGCGCTGTCCATCCACCGATGTGTACCACACCTCCTCGGTACTTGCCAGCTTCTTGCCAGCCAGCACATCGCCGTTCACATCGGTGAGCTGCTTGATCGCTGGCGTGCGCACATCGAACGCCACGATGTCGTTTGGTTTGGTGGGCGACGTGGCCACGCCGACCGCCATGAAGTTCTTGTTGATATCACTCACCGTGAGCACGTGCGCACCCTTGGTGACCTGCCGGACGTCGCCCTTGAGCGACACGAAGTACAGGTTGCGCGATCCCTCGTTCTCCACGTTGAAGTACACGCCGCTCGCGTCGGGTGCCCACATCATGCCGCTCGGCGAGCGATCCAGTTTTTCCGTGAGGGCGCGCGCGTTCTTGCCGTCGGCATCCATCACGTACATCGTGGCGTCCTTCCACGTCGCATCGGTGCTGTCGTAGCCGGTGTACGCGATGAAGCGGCCATCGGGCGACGGCACCGGCGAGTTGTCCGGACCATTGCGCGAGGTGAGTGCCGACACCACACCGGTGGCGATATCCACTTTGTAGATGTCACTCTGACGCCAAGCGTACTCGGCGTCGGCCGTGCGCAGTGAGGTGAACACGAAGCTCTTGCCGTCGGGCATCCATGTGGTGCCGTTGGCCGCCCAATCACCGCTCGTGACCTGGCTCGGTGTGCCGCCGTCGGCGGGCACGGTGAACAGCTGTCGCAATCCGTCTTCGAGAAATCCCTGACGATCGGCCCGATACTTCACCTTCGTGACCACGCGCGGCGGCTCTGTCCACTTGGCGCCCTTCGGTGGCGTCGGCATCGCGATGCGCCACGTGTCCGTGCCGCGCACCAACATGCCGAAGGCGAGCGTCTTGCCGTCGGGTGACCACTCGATATCGGCCGGTGCCTCTGTGAGGCGCGTGATCTGCGTGGTCGCGCCTTCCGCGTCCATGTAGCGCACCCAGAGCTGCGCACCGCCGGGTTCACCGGGCGCGACGTACGCGATCCGCGACCCGTCGGGTGACCACTTGGCGTCGGCGCCTTTCACGAGGAAGCGGTTCTTCGTCCCGTCGGCGTTCATGATCCACACCGACGATTCCCGTTTGTCGTTCAGCTGATCGATCCACGTTCGCCTGTAGATGATCTGACGGCCGTCCGGTGACATGCTCGGTGCGGCGACGTCTTCCCAATTGAAGTAATCGGCGATGGTCAGTCGATCCTTCGGTAACGACATCGTCGCCGACGGCTGTGCCGCAATGCGTGCGGGCAATGCGCTGGCGAAACAGAGGGGCGCGGCAAACAACACGGCGCGGGTGGTGCGGGCGATCAGTGCGGACATGAATTCCTCCCCGGGGGCGGCTCGAAAACAAAAACGCCCCCTATGCTGGGGGCGAATCGATCGATTGGCAACAAGGCCGGCGCGTTACGGCTTGATGGAGTCGGCGAAGGCGAGCAGTGAATCGCGCACATTGGCGCCGGCCCCGCCGACGAGGCGGCGCACCCCCTGCCACTGCCGAATGAGCGGCGAGCGCTCGGAGAGACGGGATTCGATCACTCGGCGCTTCGACGTGCTCGCGTGCACCATGCGGCCCTCACCGACGTAGATGCCGATGTGCGAAATCCGCTGGCCGCGACCAAAGGTGAGAAGATCGCCCGGCTTGAGCGCGGCGAGATCCTTCGGCACTTCCTGACCGATCGTCGCTTGCTTCTGCGCCGTGCGGGGAAGCATCACGTCGAGCGCGCCCATCACGTACTTCACGAGGCCGCTGCAGTCGAGCGCGAGGTTGGGCTTGGTGCCGCCAAGCTTGTAGCGGGTGCCGATCTGTCCGCGCGCCTTCGCCACGATGGAGTCGCGCAGATTCTGCGCCGATGCACTCCACGCCGCGAACGGCTTCCGGCTCTCGAGCTTCTCGACCGTCTGACCGTCGACGCGCGGTGCCAGCGCGACAAGCGCGCCACACAGGCTGAGCGAAAGCAGTTGGCGCGAGAGTGAGATCACGATACGCAATGCGCGGGGGGGGGCGAGTTCGGTCCGGAGCGAGGAACCTAGCCCAGCCATGGCCGTCACGCTACCGGCTACCGTCACACCGGTGGCAACTTTCTGTACATCCGCGGCCCCCGGCTTTTCCCGCTCCTTGGCTACCGGATTCCGAGCGCCTTGTGCGTCTGCACCGAGAGCCGCCACTGGGGGTGCGCGAGACAGTAGGCCAAGGCGGCGGCCGTGTTCTCGGTGGCCTGTGGTCCATCCATGGGCTGCAGCAGGAAGTGACGGAAGGCGAGCCCAGCAAAGCGTTCGGGCATGGCGGTGGCCTGCGGGTATACCAGCTTCAGCTCATCGCCCGAGGTCAGCACGAGCGGCGCCTGGGCCTTGGGGCTCACGCAGGTCCAGTCCAGCCCCTGCGGTGGATTCTGTGTGCCGTTGGTCTCCACGGCGATCTCGAAGCCCTCAGAATGCAAGGCCGCCACCGCCGCGTCGTCCAGCTGCAGTAACGGCTCCCCGCCGGTGCAGACGACGAACGGCCGCACGCTGGCCGGCGCGTCGGCCGGCCACCGGCTTTTCACGAAGGCCGCCAATTCGGCCGCCGTGGCGAACTTGCCCCCGTCGCGCCCGACTCCCACGAAGTCCGTGTCACAGAAGGTGCACACGGCGGTCGCGCGGTCGGCTTCGCGCCCGGTCCACAGGTTGCACCCGGAGAAACGGCAAAAGACGGCCGCGCGTCCGGCCTGCACACCTTCTCCCTGGAGCGTGTAGAAACACTCGCGAACGGTGTACGTCATGGCTCAGGCTCCGGCCGCGTACGCGATCGGATCGGCCGATCCGGCCTCGGCGAACCCGCGCAACCGGAGTTGGCAGGCATCGCAGTGGCCGCAGGCCGTTCCATCGGGGGCTGGGTCGTAACAGCTCGTGGTGATCGAGTAGTCCACGCCAAGCTCTCGGCCAAGCCGAACAATGTCTGCTTTGCTCAGGTGTTGCAGCGGTGCATGGATCGTAAGCCGCTGCGTCCCCTCCACGCCAGCACGGGTGGCCAGGTTCGCCATGTGCTCGAACGCCGCGATGTATTCGGGCCGACAGTCGGGGTAGCCCGAATAGTCGAGCGCATTCACCCCGATGAAGATGGCCTGCGCGTTGAGCGTCTCCGCCCAAGCCAGCGCGAACGACAGAAAGATCGTGTTGCGCGCGGGCACGTAGGTGACCGGGATCTCGTCGGTCGGATGCTCGACGTCGCGGTCCTTGGGGACTTCGACATCCGAGGTCAGGGCCGAGCCGCCCCATTGCCGCAGGTCGATGTCCACCACCACGTGCTTGGCGACGCCGTGCGCGGCCGCAACGCGGCGGGCGGCGTCGATCTCCAGGGAATGGCGCTGACCATAGCGGAAGGTCATGGCGTACGGGGTGAACCCGTCCCGGCGCGCCACCGCCAGCACCGTCGTGGAGTCGAGACCGCCTGACAGGAGCACGACGGCTGGACGAACGGTTGAAGAGGCGTCGGGGGACGCGGCGTCAGGCGATGCGGTAGTGGTCGAAAAGGCAGACATTTACCAAAGATAGCCAATTAAGTTGTCCCGATGATCGATTTGCTCTCTGATCCGCAGGCGTGGATTTCCCTGCTGACGCTTTCGGTGCTCGAAGTCGTACTCGGCATCGACAACATCATCTTCATTTCGATCCTGGCGGGGAAGCTCGCACCGGCAGATCAGCCGAAGGCCCGCCGGTTCGGCCTCATGGGCGCCTTTCTGTCGCGCGTGGCGCTGCTGCTGTCGATCACCTGGGTCATGCGCCTCACGGAGCCGCTGTTCACGCTCATCGGGCGCGCCGTTTCTGGACGCGATCTGATTCTCATCGTCGGCGGCCTGTTCCTGATCGGCAAGGCTACGCTGGAGATCCACAGCAAGCTCGAAGGGCCGGAGGAGTCGACGACGACCACGAAGGGAGGGCGGTCGCTCTGGGCGACGGTGGCGCAGATCGCCGTCATCGATATCGTTTTCTCACTCGACTCGGTGATCACGGCCGTGGGTATGGCCGACAGTGTGATCATCATGATCGCGGCCAACGTGATCGCTCTCGGCGTGATGCTCGTCGCTGCCACGCCCATCAGCGACTTCGTGGACAAGCACCCCACCGTGAAGATGCTGGCGCTGTCCTTCCTCGTGCTCATCGGCACCAACCTCGTGGCCGAAGGTCTGGGACAGCACATCTCAAAGGGGTACACCTACATGGCGATGGCCTTCTCCGTCATCGTGGAGATGCTCAACATCCGCGCGCGCACGAAGTCTGAGGCCGTGCAACTGAGAGGGGTGCCGCAGCCGCCGGACGACGAATAGGCGACTGGTCGGATGTCGGTCGGTTGATACAGACGAGCGTCCTCTTTTGGGGACGCTCGTTTCACTTCCGGAGCGAGCGGTCGTGCGGTGAGCGACGGATAAGTCTCTTTCCTCCAATGACTTGACCACGGCCACCGTCGCCCGCCACACGGGGCGGGGGCAACGGTCCGCGACGTGCACCTGGAGGGGACGTCACCTTCTGGAGATCAGCTATGTCGAATTCTGTCCGCACGGCGGCTCGTACCGATTCGCTTCCCCGTCCTTCCTCGGCGTCCCGCACGTTGGCCGTCGTCGTTGCGTCGTCCTTGTTGGCCACGGTTCTGGTGGCCTCAACCGCGAAGGCCCAGACGGGCGTTGGGGCCAGCGTGACGCCGTACGCCGGGTACTTGATTACCGGCAACTGGTATGACGGCCCGATCGGCACGAGCCTCTCGACCACGAACGCGCCGATGGTTGGCGGACAGGCCAGCATTCCGCTCACCAAGGGCATCGCGCTCGTCGGTAACCTGGCCTACGCGTCGGGCGACTTGCGCATAGGGTTGCCGCTGCTCGGTGGTGTCAACGTGGGAACGGTGAAGACGTGGCTGTACGACGCCGGCCTCGAGCTTGGCGGTCTTCCCGGCAAAAAGGTCGGCATCGCGCCATTCGTGCAGGTCGGTATCGGTGGACTTACCAACGACATCAAGAACTCCCTGTTCGACGTTCGCGCTTCGAACATTGCGTATACCGGCGGGGTAGGTCTCGATATCGGTCTCGCCGAAAGCTTTGCCCTCCGGGTGCAGGCGAAGGACTGGGTGAGCCGATTCAATTCGGAGGATGCGGTGGGTTTCCGTGCCGAGGGGAATCTCGCGCACAACTGGGCGCTCACGGCCGGGGTGAAGTTGACGTTCTGAATCCCGGGGCGCTCCTCCGAGCGTTAACTTCGCACGACGCGTCTCGATCGATTCGGGCGCCTCGATGTCGTGTCGATGAGGCGCCGCGCCGACCGCTACCGGTCGCGCGGCGCACTGTCGATTTCTCTCAGGAGCAGGCCCTTGGTGAATCAGATCGCTCGCCGCCGGTTGATGTCCGCCGCGCGGCACTCGTGGGCGCTGGCTGTCGTCACGACTCTGTCGGCGGCGTGGTTGCCCGTGTTGTCGGCGCAGGCGCCGCCGACGCAGCCGCCGACTGATACCACGCGGCCTCCGCTCGTCGGCGGTATGGCGAGCCTTCCGGCCGATCCCTTGCGCGGCAATCCGGCCACGATGAGCTCACTCGGCTCACAGGCGCGCACCATGCAAGACGGATTCGAGCGCAACCACCGCACCGGGCTCCGCTTCTACAACGGCGGTGCCGATGCGTCGTGCGAGGTCCCGCTGGGGCGCATCTGCTATTGGAACAACAACGGCGACGTCCCGCCGCCGGCCGAGCGCAATGACGCGAAGCTCGAACGCGAACAGTTGCTGGAGTTG
This region of Gemmatimonas groenlandica genomic DNA includes:
- a CDS encoding alpha/beta hydrolase family protein, which gives rise to MSALIARTTRAVLFAAPLCFASALPARIAAQPSATMSLPKDRLTIADYFNWEDVAAPSMSPDGRQIIYRRTWIDQLNDKRESSVWIMNADGTKNRFLVKGADAKWSPDGSRIAYVAPGEPGGAQLWVRYMDAEGATTQITRLTEAPADIEWSPDGKTLAFGMLVRGTDTWRIAMPTPPKGAKWTEPPRVVTKVKYRADRQGFLEDGLRQLFTVPADGGTPSQVTSGDWAANGTTWMPDGKSFVFTSLRTADAEYAWRQSDIYKVDIATGVVSALTSRNGPDNSPVPSPDGRFIAYTGYDSTDATWKDATMYVMDADGKNARALTEKLDRSPSGMMWAPDASGVYFNVENEGSRNLYFVSLKGDVRQVTKGAHVLTVSDINKNFMAVGVATSPTKPNDIVAFDVRTPAIKQLTDVNGDVLAGKKLASTEEVWYTSVDGQRIQGWIVKPADFDAKKKYPLMLEIHGGPHSMYNVGFNFSRQDHASNGFVMLYTNPRGSTGYGSAFGNAIKNAYPGKDYNDLMAGVDTVINRGFVDSNRLYVFGCSGGGVLTAWTVGHTDRFAAAASMCPVINWLSFVGTTDGSSWYYNFAKYPWDDPSEHLKRSPLMYVGSVKTPTLLMTGVNDLRTPISQTEEFYEALKIRKVPTAMIRFNNEWHGTSSTPSNFVRTQLYLRSWFDKYQAPPKGQRVTQDQQ
- a CDS encoding C40 family peptidase; translation: MISLSRQLLSLSLCGALVALAPRVDGQTVEKLESRKPFAAWSASAQNLRDSIVAKARGQIGTRYKLGGTKPNLALDCSGLVKYVMGALDVMLPRTAQKQATIGQEVPKDLAALKPGDLLTFGRGQRISHIGIYVGEGRMVHASTSKRRVIESRLSERSPLIRQWQGVRRLVGGAGANVRDSLLAFADSIKP
- the queE gene encoding 7-carboxy-7-deazaguanine synthase — protein: MTYTVRECFYTLQGEGVQAGRAAVFCRFSGCNLWTGREADRATAVCTFCDTDFVGVGRDGGKFATAAELAAFVKSRWPADAPASVRPFVVCTGGEPLLQLDDAAVAALHSEGFEIAVETNGTQNPPQGLDWTCVSPKAQAPLVLTSGDELKLVYPQATAMPERFAGLAFRHFLLQPMDGPQATENTAAALAYCLAHPQWRLSVQTHKALGIR
- the queC gene encoding 7-cyano-7-deazaguanine synthase QueC, producing the protein MLLSGGLDSTTVLAVARRDGFTPYAMTFRYGQRHSLEIDAARRVAAAHGVAKHVVVDIDLRQWGGSALTSDVEVPKDRDVEHPTDEIPVTYVPARNTIFLSFALAWAETLNAQAIFIGVNALDYSGYPDCRPEYIAAFEHMANLATRAGVEGTQRLTIHAPLQHLSKADIVRLGRELGVDYSITTSCYDPAPDGTACGHCDACQLRLRGFAEAGSADPIAYAAGA
- a CDS encoding TerC family protein; the protein is MIDLLSDPQAWISLLTLSVLEVVLGIDNIIFISILAGKLAPADQPKARRFGLMGAFLSRVALLLSITWVMRLTEPLFTLIGRAVSGRDLILIVGGLFLIGKATLEIHSKLEGPEESTTTTKGGRSLWATVAQIAVIDIVFSLDSVITAVGMADSVIIMIAANVIALGVMLVAATPISDFVDKHPTVKMLALSFLVLIGTNLVAEGLGQHISKGYTYMAMAFSVIVEMLNIRARTKSEAVQLRGVPQPPDDE
- a CDS encoding outer membrane beta-barrel protein; the protein is MSNSVRTAARTDSLPRPSSASRTLAVVVASSLLATVLVASTAKAQTGVGASVTPYAGYLITGNWYDGPIGTSLSTTNAPMVGGQASIPLTKGIALVGNLAYASGDLRIGLPLLGGVNVGTVKTWLYDAGLELGGLPGKKVGIAPFVQVGIGGLTNDIKNSLFDVRASNIAYTGGVGLDIGLAESFALRVQAKDWVSRFNSEDAVGFRAEGNLAHNWALTAGVKLTF